One part of the Arabidopsis thaliana chromosome 1 sequence genome encodes these proteins:
- a CDS encoding Protein phosphatase 2C family protein (Protein phosphatase 2C family protein; FUNCTIONS IN: protein serine/threonine phosphatase activity, catalytic activity; INVOLVED IN: biological_process unknown; LOCATED IN: cellular_component unknown; EXPRESSED IN: 22 plant structures; EXPRESSED DURING: 12 growth stages; CONTAINS InterPro DOMAIN/s: Protein phosphatase 2C-related (InterPro:IPR001932), Protein phosphatase 2C (InterPro:IPR015655), Protein phosphatase 2C, N-terminal (InterPro:IPR014045); BEST Arabidopsis thaliana protein match is: Protein phosphatase 2C family protein (TAIR:AT1G09160.1); Has 5348 Blast hits to 5347 proteins in 441 species: Archae - 2; Bacteria - 344; Metazoa - 1196; Fungi - 481; Plants - 2242; Viruses - 4; Other Eukaryotes - 1079 (source: NCBI BLink).): protein MASREGKRRNHNHDDEKLVPLAALISRETKAAKMEKPIVRFGQAAQSRKGEDYVLIKTDSLRVPSNSSTAFSVFAVFDGHNGKAAAVYTRENLLNHVISALPSGLSRDEWLHALPRALVSGFVKTDKEFQSRGETSGTTATFVIVDGWTVTVACVGDSRCILDTKGGSVSNLTVDHRLEDNTEERERVTASGGEVGRLSIVGGVEIGPLRCWPGGLCLSRSIGDMDVGEFIVPVPFVKQVKLSNLGGRLIIASDGIWDALSSEVAAKTCRGLSAELAARQVVKEALRRRGLKDDTTCIVVDIIPPENFQEPPPSPPKKHNNFFKSLLFRKKSNSSNKLSKKLSTVGIVEELFEEGSAMLAERLGSGDCSKESTTGGGIFTCAICQLDLAPSEGISVHAGSIFSTSLKPWQGPFLCTDCRDKKDAMEGKRPSGVKVI, encoded by the exons ATGGCGTCTAGAGAAGGAAAGAGACGTAATCATAatcatgatgatgagaagCTTGTGCCTCTTGCTGCTTTGATAAGTAGAGAGACGAAAGCTGCTAAAATGGAGAAACCGATTGTGAGATTTGGACAAGCTGCTCAATCTAGGAAAGGAGAAGATTATGTCTTGATCAAGACTGATAGTCTTCGTGTTCCTTCCAATTCTTCAActgctttctctgtttttgcg GTATTTGATGGGCATAATGGAAAAGCGGCAGCGGTTTATACAAGGGAGAATCTGTTGAACCATGTTATTAGTGCTCTTCCTAGTGGGCTTAGCCGTGACGAGTGGCTTCACGCTTTACCTCGTGCATTAGTTTCTGGATTTGTGAAGACTGATAAGGAGTTTCAGAGCAGAG GGGAAACTTCTGGAACAACAGCAACGTTTGTGATAGTAGATGGATGGACTGTGACCGTTGCATGTGTTGGCGACTCGCGCTGCATCTTGGATACTAAGGGTGGTTCAGTTTCTAACCTTACTGTTGATCACAGGCTTGAAGATAATACAGAAGA GAGGGAACGCGTTACTGCGAGTGGTGGAGAAGTTGGCAGGCTAAGCATTGTTGGAGGCGTTGAG ATTGGTCCACTACGGTGTTGGCCTGGAGGTCTCTGCCTTTCAAGGTCTATTGGGGATATGGATGTTGGGGAGTTCATTGTTCCAGTTCCCTTTGTAAAGCAAGTGAAG cTATCAAACCTTGGAGGAAGGCTTATCATTGCATCAGATGGCATATGGGATGCTCTCTCCTCAGAAGTCGCAGCTAAAACTTGCCGTGGGTTATCTGCTGAACTTGCTGCTAGACAAGTAGTTAAG GAAGCATTGAGAAGAAGGGGACTTAAGGATGACACAACTTGCATTGTGGTCGACATAATCCCACCCGAAAACTTCCAAGAACCACCGCCTTCACCTCCTAAGAAGCACAACAACTTCTTTAAATCATTACTCTTcagaaagaaatcaaactcATCTAACAAACTCTCCAAGAAACTTTCCACTGTTGGTATTGTTGAAGAGCTCTTCGAAGAAGGTTCGGCAATGCTCGCTGAAAG GTTAGGATCAGGTGACTGTTCTAAGGAATCAACAACAGGAGGAGGGATATTCACGTGTGCCATATGCCAACTAGACCTAGCTCCAAGCGAGGGAATATCAGTCCACGCAGGTTCAATCTTCTCGACAAGTCTAAAACCGTGGCAAGGACCGTTCTTATGCACAGATTGTCGTGACAAAAAAGACGCGATGGAAGGGAAACGTCCAAGTGGAGTTAAAGTCATCTAG
- a CDS encoding Core-2/I-branching beta-1,6-N-acetylglucosaminyltransferase family protein (Core-2/I-branching beta-1,6-N-acetylglucosaminyltransferase family protein; CONTAINS InterPro DOMAIN/s: Core-2/I-Branching enzyme (InterPro:IPR021141); BEST Arabidopsis thaliana protein match is: Core-2/I-branching beta-1,6-N-acetylglucosaminyltransferase family protein (TAIR:AT1G68380.1); Has 622 Blast hits to 618 proteins in 34 species: Archae - 0; Bacteria - 10; Metazoa - 12; Fungi - 1; Plants - 563; Viruses - 9; Other Eukaryotes - 27 (source: NCBI BLink).), whose protein sequence is MKNQKDQNSSSLSSSSPSLTTKLLNAQYHHFLNLLSYSLILCCGIIIGILLHSSLQNFSSNSSLSIQRISQLFIVSSLPPSPPPPPPPSPPSEPEQNGLKSFIEPPEKLMHDMEDEELLWRASMAPKIKNYPFPRTPKVAFMFMTKGHLPLARLWERFFRGHEGLFTIYVHSYPSYNQSDPEDSVFRGRHIPSKRVDWGYVNMVEAEQRLLANALLDISNERFVLLSESCIPLFNFTTVYSYLINSTQTHVESYDQLGGVGRGRYSPLMQPHVQLRHWRKGSQWIEVDRAMALEIISDRIYWPLFYSYCHHGCYADEHYIPTLLNIKSSLKRRNSNRTLTWVDWSKGGPHPNRFIRHEVTAEFMENLRSGGECLYNGEETNICYLFARKFLPTALDRLLRLSRTVLHF, encoded by the exons ATGAAGAACCAAAAGGATCAaaactcatcatcattgtcttcttcatcaccatctCTAACAACAAAGCTTCTCAATGCTCAATACCATCACTTCCTCAATCTCCTTTCGTATTCCCTTATCCTCTGTTGCGGTATCATCATCGGCATCCTTCTCCATTCCTCTCTACAAAACTTCTCTTCAAATTCTTCACTTAGCATCCAACGCATATCTCAGCTATTTAtagtctcttctcttcctccttctcctcctcctcctcctcctccttctcctccttctgAGCCCGAGCAAAATGGGCTCAAAAGCTTTATTGAGCCACCGGAGAAGCTTATGCACGACATGGAGGACGAAGAGCTTCTCTGGAGAGCTTCAATGGCGCCTAAGATCAAGAATTACCCTTTTCCTCGAACGCCAAAGGTTGCTTTCATGTTCATGACAAAGGGTCATTTACCTCTAGCTCGTCTATGGGAGAGATTCTTTCGTGGGCATGAAGGTCTTTTTACTATCTACGTTCACTCTTATCCTTCTTATAACCAGTCCGATCCCGAAGATTCCGTCTTCCGTGGCCGCCACATTCCAAGCAAG AGAGTGGATTGGGGATATGTGAACATGGTGGAAGCAGAACAAAGATTACTAGCAAATGCTTTATTAGACATATCAAACGAACGATTCGTACTTCTCTCCGAATCATGCATCCCTCTTTTCAACTTCACCACTGTTTACTCTTACCTTATTAACTCAACTCAAACTCACGTTGAGTCCTACGACCAACTTGGTGGCGTTGGACGCGGCCGATACAGCCCTCTAATGCAGCCACATGTCCAGCTACGCCACTGGCGCAAAGGCTCCCAATGGATCGAAGTGGACCGTGCCATGGCTCTTGAGATTATCTCCGATAGAATCTACTGGCCTCTCTTTTATAGTTATTGCCACCATGGTTGCTACGCCGACGAGCACTATATTCCTACACTCCTCAACATCAAATCAAGCCTGAAACGGCGCAACTCCAACCGGACTCTCACGTGGGTCGACTGGTCGAAAGGTGGCCCGCACCCTAACCGGTTTATTAGACACGAGGTGACTGCGGAGTTCATGGAGAACCTAAGGAGTGGTGGTGAGTGTCTCTACAATGGAGAAGAGAcgaatatttgttatttatttgctCGCAAGTTCTTGCCTACTGCTCTCGACCGGTTGCTCAGGCTTTCACGTACTGTTTTACAtttctga
- a CDS encoding leucine-rich repeat transmembrane protein kinase family protein (leucine-rich repeat transmembrane protein kinase family protein; FUNCTIONS IN: protein serine/threonine kinase activity, kinase activity, ATP binding; INVOLVED IN: transmembrane receptor protein tyrosine kinase signaling pathway, protein amino acid phosphorylation; LOCATED IN: endomembrane system; EXPRESSED IN: 21 plant structures; EXPRESSED DURING: 13 growth stages; CONTAINS InterPro DOMAIN/s: Protein kinase, ATP binding site (InterPro:IPR017441), Protein kinase, catalytic domain (InterPro:IPR000719), Leucine-rich repeat-containing N-terminal domain, type 2 (InterPro:IPR013210), Leucine-rich repeat (InterPro:IPR001611), Serine/threonine-protein kinase-like domain (InterPro:IPR017442), Protein kinase-like domain (InterPro:IPR011009), Serine/threonine-protein kinase, active site (InterPro:IPR008271); BEST Arabidopsis thaliana protein match is: Leucine-rich repeat protein kinase family protein (TAIR:AT2G26730.1); Has 160938 Blast hits to 120966 proteins in 4540 species: Archae - 117; Bacteria - 17746; Metazoa - 43976; Fungi - 9280; Plants - 71738; Viruses - 378; Other Eukaryotes - 17703 (source: NCBI BLink).), with translation MAKSSFFNKHLLLSLLILLQSCLLSSSSSTDSETLLNFKLTADSTGKLNSWNTTTNPCQWTGVSCNRNRVTRLVLEDINLTGSISSLTSLTSLRVLSLKHNNLSGPIPNLSNLTALKLLFLSNNQFSGNFPTSITSLTRLYRLDLSFNNFSGQIPPDLTDLTHLLTLRLESNRFSGQIPNINLSDLQDFNVSGNNFNGQIPNSLSQFPESVFTQNPSLCGAPLLKCTKLSSDPTKPGRPDEAKASPLNKPETVPSSPTSIHGGDKSNNTSRISTISLIAIILGDFIILSFVSLLLYYCFWRQYAVNKKKHSKILEGEKIVYSSNPYPTSTQNNNNQNQQVGDKGKMVFFEGTRRFELEDLLRASAEMLGKGGFGTAYKAVLEDGNEVAVKRLKDAVTVAGKKEFEQQMEVLGRLRHTNLVSLKAYYFAREEKLLVYDYMPNGSLFWLLHGNRGPGRTPLDWTTRLKIAAGAARGLAFIHGSCKTLKLTHGDIKSTNVLLDRSGNARVSDFGLSIFAPSQTVAKSNGYRAPELIDGRKHTQKSDVYSFGVLLLEILTGKCPNMVETGHSGGAVDLPRWVQSVVREEWTAEVFDLELMRYKDIEEEMVGLLQIAMACTAVAADHRPKMGHVVKLIEDIRGGGSEASPCNDGINSAVDSPCLSEDTCGGTTSQ, from the exons ATGGCCAAAAGCTCTTTCTTCAACAAGcatttgcttctctctcttctcattcttctccAAAGCTGtctactctcttcttcttcaagtacCGATTCAGAAACTCTCTTGAACTTCAAACTCACCGCAGATTCCACCGGAAAACTAAACTCATGGAACACAACAACAAACCCATGCCAATGGACCGGAGTCTCCTGCAACCGCAACAGAGTCACACGACTCGTACTCGAAGACATCAATCTCACCGGGTCAATCTCATCACTAACCTCACTCACATCACTCAGAGTTCTCAGTCTGAAACATAACAATCTCTCTGGTCCAATCCCAAACCTCTCGAACCTCACAGCTTTAAAGcttctctttttatcaaacaacCAATTCTCCGGTAACTTCCCCACTTCAATCACTTCACTCACTCGTCTCTACCGTCTTGATCTCTCTTTCAACAACTTCTCCGGCCAGATTCCACCGGATTTAACCGATTTAACCCATCTCCTCACTCTCCGGTTAGAATCAAACCGGTTCTCCGGTCAAATACCGAACATCAACCTCTCCGATTTACAAGACTTCAACGTCTCCGGTAACAACTTTAACGGTCAGATACCAAATTCATTGTCTCAATTCCCTGAATCAGTCTTTACACAAAACCCATCTCTCTGTGGAGCTCCATTGCTGAAATGCACGAAACTCTCTAGTGACCCGACTAAACCGGGTCGACCCGATGAAGCAAAGGCTTCTCCTTTAAACAAGCCGGAAACTGTACCTTCATCTCCAACTTCAATTCACGGCGGCGACAAAAGCAACAACACATCAAGAATCAGCACCATCTCACTTATAGCTATCATCCTCGGAGACTTTATTATCTTAAgctttgtctctcttcttctctactaCTGTTTCTGGAGACAATACGCagtgaacaagaagaaacactCGAAGATTCTTGAAGGAGAAAAGATTGTCTACTCATCAAATCCTTACCCAACATCAAcgcaaaacaacaacaatcagaATCAACAAGTTGGTGataagggtaaaatggtctTTTTCGAAGGAACTAGACGTTTTGAGTTAGAAGATCTTCTCCGAGCATCGGCGGAGATGTTAGGGAAAGGAGGATTCGGGACGGCGTACAAGGCGGTTCTTGAGGACGGCAATGAGGTTGCGGTGAAGCGGTTAAAAGATGCGGTGACGGTGGCCggaaaaaaagagtttgagcAACAGATGGAGGTTTTAGGAAGGCTTCGTCATACTAATCTTGTGAGCTTAAAGGCTTATTACTTTgctagagaagagaagcttcttgTTTATGATTACATGCCTAATGGTAGTCTCTTCTGGCTTCTCCATG GAAACCGTGGACCGGGTCGGACTCCTTTGGACTGGACCACGCGCCTTAAGATCGCAGCGGGGGCGGCGCGTGGCTTAGCTTTCATCCACGGTTCGTGTAAAACCTTGAAGCTCACGCACGGTGATATCAAATCCACCAATGTGCTACTAGACCGATCAGGCAACGCTCGTGTTTCGGATTTCGGGCTATCTATCTTCGCGCCATCGCAAACCGTTGCAAAATCTAATGGCTACCGTGCACCGGAGCTGATTGATGGCCGAAAACACACTCAGAAATCCGACGTTTACTCATTTGGAGTGCTCCTTTTGGAGATTCTCACTGGAAAATGTCCTAATATGGTGGAGACGGGTCACTCGGGTGGTGCGGTGGATTTACCAAGATGGGTCCAATCAGTGGTGAGAGAGGAGTGGACGGCTGAAGTGTTTGATTTGGAGCTGATGAGGTATAAGGATATAGAGGAAGAAATGGTGGGGTTGTTGCAGATTGCTATGGCGTGTACCGCAGTTGCCGCGGATCATCGTCCGAAGATGGGTCATGTGGTGAAGTTGATAGAGGATATACGTGGTGGTGGCTCTGAGGCCTCGCCGTGCAATGATGGGATCAATTCTGCGGTGGACTCGCCGTGCTTGTCCGAGGACACTTGCGGTGGGACTACGAGTCAGTAG
- a CDS encoding Core-2/I-branching beta-1,6-N-acetylglucosaminyltransferase family protein (Core-2/I-branching beta-1,6-N-acetylglucosaminyltransferase family protein; CONTAINS InterPro DOMAIN/s: Core-2/I-Branching enzyme (InterPro:IPR021141); BEST Arabidopsis thaliana protein match is: Core-2/I-branching beta-1,6-N-acetylglucosaminyltransferase family protein (TAIR:AT1G68390.1); Has 576 Blast hits to 576 proteins in 20 species: Archae - 0; Bacteria - 4; Metazoa - 0; Fungi - 0; Plants - 551; Viruses - 0; Other Eukaryotes - 21 (source: NCBI BLink).), producing MPTQKDQNSPLSQVIELLKKLLHHFHNLLLYFFILWIGVIVGIIVYPSLQGLSSPSSLTIQSVSQLFFVTPPPPILSPSFQDNGLDMFLIPLKNIMHDMEDNELLWRASMDPKIRDYPYPRIPKVAFMFLTWGPLPLAPLWERFFRGHEGLFTIYVHTNSSYDEFMPQDSVFYGRRIPSKRVDWGNANMVEAERRLLANALLDINNERFILLSESCIPLFNFSTVYSFLIDSTLTHVDSYDLTIGRVRYDRRMYPHIRMHQWRKGSQWFELDRAMALEVVSDTFYWPIFKAYSRCPDEHYIPTLLNMRPSLGLRNANRTLTWTDWSKRRAHPRLFGEWEVNVEFLEWLRMKSVGDCKKNGENKMRLCFLFARKFSSTALDELLRLASIVMYF from the exons ATGCCGACCCAAAAGGACCAAAACTCACCATTATCTCAAGTGATAGAGCTTCTCAAGAAACTACTCCACCATTTCCACAATCTCCTTTTGTATTTCTTCATCCTCTGGATCGGCGTGATAGTTGGAATCATTGTTTATCCCTCTCTACAAGGATTATCTTCGCCTTCTTCGTTAACCATCCAAAGTGTCTCCCAACTCTTCTTTGTAACCCCTCCTCCTCCTAttctttctccttcatttCAGGACAATGGGCTTGACATGTTTCTGATACCACTGAAGAACATCATGCACGATATGGAAGATAATGAACTTCTGTGGAGAGCTTCAATGGATCCTAAGATCAGGGATTACCCTTATCCTAGAATCCCGAAGGTTGCTTTCATGTTCTTGACTTGGGGACCTTTACCTTTGGCTCCTCTATGGGAAAGGTTCTTTCGAGGTCATGAAGGTCTTTTCACTATCTACGTTCACACCAATTCGTCTTACGACGAGTTCATGCCGCAAGACTCTGTGTTTTATGGCCGCCGTATTCCAAGCAAG AGAGTGGATTGGGGAAACGCAAACATGGTAGAAGCAGAACGAAGGTTATTAGCAAACGCTTTATTAGACATCAACAACGAACGTTTCATTCTTCTCTCCGAATCATGCATCCCTCTCTTCAACTTCTCCACAGTTTACTCTTTCCTCATCGACTCCACTCTAACCCACGTCGACTCCTACGACCTCACAATCGGTCGCGTCCGCTATGACCGCCGCATGTATCCTCACATCCGCATGCACCAATGGCGAAAAGGCTCTCAGTGGTTCGAGCTAGACCGAGCCATGGCCCTCGAGGTAGTCTCTGATACGTTCTACTGGCCAATCTTTAAAGCTTACTCTCGCTGCCCCGACGAGCACTATATCCCGACGCTACTCAACATGAGGCCGAGCCTTGGGTTGCGTAACGCGAATAGGACGCTTACTTGGACTGACTGGAGCAAGCGTAGGGCTCACCCGAGATTGTTTGGTGAGTGGGAGGTTAATGTGGAGTTCTTGGAGTGGCTAAGGATGAAGAGTGTTGGtgattgtaagaaaaatggagaaaataagATGAGactttgctttctctttgCTCGCAAGTTTTCGTCGACTGCTTTGGATGAGTTACTCCGGTTAGCATCTATCGTCATGTATTTCTGA
- the ARG1 gene encoding Chaperone DnaJ-domain superfamily protein (ALTERED RESPONSE TO GRAVITY 1 (ARG1); CONTAINS InterPro DOMAIN/s: Molecular chaperone, heat shock protein, Hsp40, DnaJ (InterPro:IPR015609), Heat shock protein DnaJ, N-terminal (InterPro:IPR001623), Heat shock protein DnaJ (InterPro:IPR003095), Heat shock protein DnaJ, conserved site (InterPro:IPR018253); BEST Arabidopsis thaliana protein match is: ARG1-like 1 (TAIR:AT1G24120.1); Has 24672 Blast hits to 24665 proteins in 3308 species: Archae - 176; Bacteria - 9653; Metazoa - 4287; Fungi - 2463; Plants - 2622; Viruses - 27; Other Eukaryotes - 5444 (source: NCBI BLink).): MSAKKLEGSSAPANRRDPYEVLCVSKDANDQEIKSAYRKLALKYHPDKNANNPDASELFKEVAFSYSILSDPEKRRHYDNAGFEALDADGMDMEIDLSNLGTVNTMFAALFSKLGVPIKTTVSANVLEEAMNGTVTVRPLPIGTSVSGKVEKQCAHFFGVTISEQQAESGVVVRVTSTAQSKFKLLYFEQDSSGGYGLALQEEREKTGKVTSAGMYFLHFQVYRMDTTVNALAAAKDPESAFFKRLEGLQPCEVSELKAGTHIFAVYGDNFFKTASYTIEALCAKTYEDTTEKLKEIEAQILRKRNELRQFETEYRKALARFQEVTNRYTQEKQTVDELLKQRDTIHSTFSVVKTPSGNNLSNGSSSKAQGDESKGDGDSAGEEGGTENRDKSKRKWFNLNLKGSDKKLG; encoded by the exons ATGAGCGCGAAAAAGCTTGAAGGTTCGTCGGCTCCGGCGAATCGACGGGATCCGTACGAGGTCCTTTGTGTATCAAAGGACGCTAATGATCAAGAAATCAAATCCGCTTACAGAAAATTAGCTCTCAA GTATCATCCGGATAAGAATGCGAACAATCCTGATGCTTCTGAGCTTTTCAAGGAAGTTGCATTTTCGTATAGCATTTTGTCTGATCCTGAAAAGAGAAGGCACTATGACAATGCAGGATTTGAG GCACTCGATGCTGATGGAATGGATATGGAAATTGACTTGTCAAACCTCGGGACCGTAAATACCATGTTTGCAGCATTGTTCAG CAAACTAGGTGTGCCTATCAAGACTACTGTATCTGCTAATGTTCTTGAAGAGGCTATGAATGGAACTGTTACAGTTAGGCCTCTTCCTATTGGAACATCAGTTAGTGGGAAG GTTGAGAAGCAATGCGCTCATTTTTTTGGAGTTACGATAAGTGAACAACAAGCTGAATCAGGGGTTGTTGTTAGAGTAACTTCAACAGCACAAAGTAAATTTAAG TTACTTTATTTTGAGCAAGATTCAAGTGGTGGCTATGGATTGGCCTTACAG GAAGAGCGTGAGAAAACAGGGAAGGTGACATCAGCTGGCATGTATTTCTTACATTTTCAAGTGTATAGAATGGATACAACTGTCAATGCG TTGGCTGCAGCCAAGGACCCTGAATCTGCTTTCTTCAAGCGATTGGAAGGTCTTCAACCTTGTGAGGTTTCGGAACTGAAAGCTGGCACGCATATATTTGCAGTTTATG GTGATAATTTCTTTAAGACTGCATCTTACACGATTGAAGCACTCTGTGCCAAGACCTATGAGGATACAACAGAGAAGTTAAAGGAGATTGAAGCTCAAATCTTAAGAAAGAGAAACGAACTGCGGCAGTTTGAAACAGAGTACCGAAAA GCTTTGGCGCGGTTTCAAGAAGTTACCAACAGATATACACAGGAGAAACAAACT GTGGATGAACTGCTAAAGCAACGGGATACAATCCATTCGACCTTCTCTGTTGTGAAGACACCAAGCGGCAACAACTTGAGCAATGGAAGTAGCAGCAAAGCTCAGGGAGATGAATCAAAAGGTGATGGGGATAGTGCGGGAGAAGAAGGCGGAACAGAGAATAGAGACAAATCCAAGAGGAAATGGTTCAACTTGAACCTAAAAGGATCtgataagaagcttggttga
- a CDS encoding Class II aaRS and biotin synthetases superfamily protein (Class II aaRS and biotin synthetases superfamily protein; FUNCTIONS IN: nucleotide binding, aminoacyl-tRNA ligase activity, ATP binding; INVOLVED IN: translation, tRNA aminoacylation for protein translation; LOCATED IN: cytoplasm; CONTAINS InterPro DOMAIN/s: Aminoacyl-tRNA synthetase, class II (D/K/N) (InterPro:IPR004364), Aminoacyl-tRNA synthetase, class II (D/K/N)-like (InterPro:IPR018150); BEST Arabidopsis thaliana protein match is: Class II aminoacyl-tRNA and biotin synthetases superfamily protein (TAIR:AT5G56680.1); Has 4271 Blast hits to 4271 proteins in 1777 species: Archae - 237; Bacteria - 2945; Metazoa - 224; Fungi - 266; Plants - 114; Viruses - 0; Other Eukaryotes - 485 (source: NCBI BLink).) translates to MGDVYTFAPTFRAEKSHTSRHLAEFWMVEVELAFAGVEEAMNCSEAVVKDMCTTLLEKCRDDMEYMVEKVDEFCIDRPLMPFSENDH, encoded by the coding sequence ATGGGAGATGTGTATACATTTGCCCCGACTTTCCGGGCAGAGAAGTCTCACACTTCAAGGCATCTTGCTGAGTTTTGGATGGTTGAGGTTGAATTAGCTTTTGCCGGTGTAGAGGAAGCTATGAACTGCTCAGAGGCAGTTGTGAAAGACATGTGCACAACGTTGCTTGAAAAGTGTCGTGATGACATGGAATATATGGTTGAGAAGGTCGACGAATTCTGTATTGATAGACCTCTTATGCCATTTTCGGAGAACGACCATTGA